The genomic stretch CATCCTTGGATTTCAACCAAACTTCCCCCATTTCCATGCCTGTGAAATCAAGCAGCTCGCCCATCCCCCTTTTAAGGGATGTATTCAGCTTACCTGGCTGCCCTATCGCAAATGACATCCTGAATTTAAGGTTCTTCATCCTATCGTTGTGAATGGCCTTGGTGATATCCCTTAGCGTACCGACAATCCTCAGCGCCTTTCCCGTGTCATCCCTAATGGCACTGCAGTAATCCACTACCATGGCATAGCTCCCGTTTGCACGTTGAAACCGGTAATTTAAGGAAAGGCTCTTTTTTTGGGGAGATTTGATAAATTCGTCCAGCATCCAAAGCACTTTCCTGCTGTCCTCAGGATGGATATGATCCTTCCAAAATGTAAAGGGGTATCCACTTTCCCCCATATCTGGGTAACCAAAAACGTTTTCCAGCGCCCTTCCCATTTTGGACACCTCACCTGACTCCATGTCCATATCATAGATATGGTCCTTGGAGGCAAGGGTGGCCAACCGGTACCGTTCATTAATCATGAGGGCATTCTCCTGCTCGAGCTTGAGTTCGGTGATGTCCATGATATTGGCTACGATACCGTCCACTCCTGTTACGCCCAACATGTTGGTGAGCTTCATTTCAAACCACCTTATTTCTCCCTTATTGTCCAAGGCACGAAAGGCCGGAATCCTGGCCTTCCCCGTTTTCATCGCTTTTTGCATTTTTCCTGAGAGCAGGTGCCTGTCTGCAGGCTGGACAAATTCCAAAATGTCCCTCCCCTGAAAGTCCTCTGGATTTTCCCCGAAAATATTCACCGAAGAAGGGCTTATATAAGTCAGTCTACCTGTTTTGTCCAGAACGGCAATAAGCTCACCACCACCTTGTACCAGTGCCCTGAATTTTGCTTCACTCATTTGCATCTGGTCATAGGAATGCCATTTTTCAGCAAAATGGGAAATATTGGCACTGATACTGGAAAGAAACGGCCCATAGCTTTCTTTTTCCTCATCCATGGGCCGGGATTTATGCAAAAGTAAAAAAGCTGTGCATCTCCTGTTTACCATAATGGGCATGAACAGGAACGTTCCCTTCAGCCTTTTAACGGGCAATAAGTCCTGTAGGGATTGCCAATATGTATCCTGGTGGTCCATCACCCTTGGGCGGGTGCCGAGATGGACGTTTCCTGAAATGGTGACAGATGGCATTGAAAACAACCTGTTATCTCCTAGGTAATCCTTTCTGATCCATTTGCTGACCTTGTCTTTCCGGTTTTCCAATCCCACAAAATAGTAGGCTCTGTCCATGACCAGGGGTTTGAGCAACAACCTGATAAGGCTCAGTATTGCCGCTTCCAGGGTATTGGATTCCATCAGTAGTTGGTTGCCCCTATCGATGAGTTCTACTTTGGCTTTTTGGACGGAAAGCTCCTCCAACAGCCCCATTCGTTCAGTCTGGTCCACGGCTATGACCAGTTCGGCATTATGTTGCCTGTATTTGATCAGGCTGCCCTTGATCTGCACCTTCATCAGGGTGCCATTTTTCCTGCGGTGCAGGAAAAGACCATGGTCTTTATCAACATCACCACTTTTCAGCGCCTCAATCGCCTTTTTCAATTTGGGGACTTCATCTTCTGGACGGATATCGGCAATGGTCATTTTCAAAAATTCTTCGTTTGTATAGCCATACTGCCTTTCGGCTTCCTTGTTTACGGCAAGAAACCGTAATGTTTCCAGGTCATAGATCCACATGGGAAATGGCGAAAGGCCAAAAATGTTTTCCTGTAGAAGGGAATCGTCGTGACGGTTCATAGCAAAGTTACTTGTGGGTAAAGGGTATACTTGTGGGGGTCATCCATTGGTTCTCACAATCCCGGTGCCAACCAACCGTTTGAGTATCTTTTCCAAATGCCGGACCGAGGTTGATTTTTCACAGAAATGAATGTGATCATAGGCGTCGAACAGGTGACGGTACAATCCCAGATCGTCGGGATAGCCCCGGATCAGAATAGGAATCCTGAAGGGAAGAATCTTTTTGATGATGGCAATATTTTCGCGGCCATGGAAACCGTTTGGTACATCAAGAATGATCAAAGAAGGCTGCTCCCCATGCAATGCCACATCCATCCCCTCGATCAGGGTAGTCCCATATCCAAAAAGTGCAAGGATCTCGCATAAATTGTCCACTATCAGCGCATCGTTGCCCATCACAACTATATCTTTCATTTTCCAGTCATTTAGGACGTTGTACCATAAATTTCACTATTATTTTCCCCTTGGCCATCCATGCCCAAGCCAGAACATTAAATAGCAGCTTTTTATTATTTACTTGGCCAACAGTGGATAGATTTCCTGTTGTCCATTCCAGTTTACCTTGAGGTAAACAAGTCCTGGCGGAACTGATGGGACCTCCAGGTCAACCTCAGGAGAATGGAGCTCTCCAATGGTCCATTCCTCCAATATTTTACCTTCCGTGTAAAGGGTTATTTCAGTGCTTTCCCAATCTATTACTTCCATGCCGGTATACCGAAGGGTGAGTTTTTCCAAGGAACCCACGGGGTTTGGAAACAGGGTCCAGGAGGCTCCGGCTCTTGGCAGTTTGGGCACCGCGATCGCTATCCAACTGCTGTGGGTCAACAGACTGTCGGCCGACACCTGGCTAACCCTAAAATAGACCCTTCGGTTACTGAACCGGTTTTCCAGGGGTTTGCAGAAAGTATATCCTCTTTTTTGAAACGATACATGTTGGTTACCCGGAATAACAGCCACTGTTTCGGTTTTGTCCAGTCTGTCGATTGCCATCTGTATAATATATTGGTCAGCCGGGTCATCATTGGCCACTGCCCAATCCAATTGGATTTGCTTTTTTCCAACCAGGTGTGTCCCCCTGAAATTCATAAATTTCACCGGCAGAACCCTACAATTATCCTCTTCAAATTTTCCCATATTTTCAGTTTCCTTGGTCACATTGCCACTGAATTGTCCACAGGTATACAGGGTCGCATCATCAGCGATGATCTTTGCACCGCTTCCATTACTGTTCAAAGAGGCGCCCACATCGATATAGCTCATGCCATCTGCGTCCCCTCCATTATGCACATCCCCGATAAATTTAAGGGTGGAATTACCGTTCATTTCCAAGGTTCCGTTTGGCTCAGAGGCAATAACCTCGGCTCCCTCGTCCACTTGAAAGGCAAGGTGGGAATTGCCGTTTATATAGATGGAAGTGGTCATGAAAAACCCCTCTACCGAAATCAAGGCCCTATCCTCGGAGTTGTTTGAGGGGGTATGTGCCTTTGTTGTCCCGCTGATATTTATCCCGCTTCGGCTATCGACAAATAGCCTGGATTCCCCCCTTACCACCAATTGGCTTGCCTTCAGGTAATTGGATATAGCCCCTACTGTCACCGGAACCGTCCCGGTGACGTTCAAACTTGCATTTTCCTCCAGCGTTAATGTGCCTTCAATATTTATATCCTGTTGTGAGGCATCAAATAGAAAACTCACTGCTGCTCCTGCAGCGATAGTGAGGTCCCCTGCAACGGTAAGGGATCCTCCATCGGCAATGGTTATGGACTTCAGGTTCCCGTCCATCAAGGTTTGTCCTGATGAAATGACCATATCCCCATTTATCACCACATGTACTTCGCAGCCGGTGGTAGCAGGTGCCATCGGCGGAAACAGGCTGGTGTTGTTCGAACAACCTGAGGGATCATTGGATTTAACCCAACATGCAGCATTATTCCATTGGTTGCATCCCGGCAGGGAAGTGTATTCCTGTCCTTGCACAGGCTGGCTTATAAACAGACCAACCAAAAGGCATATACAAGCAGATATCAGATAAGAATGGTTTTGCTTCAAATCTTTGTTGTATTTAGTAATATGACCGAACTGATGCATAATAGAGCCGGTTAATTCTCCAGAATTGTTCTCAGCTGATAATTCTGAAATGGTTGGCTCTTTTTTGCTAAATTATTTTTGTAGAGGGTGGCTACAACTATAATTCCGCATTCCTTGGTGTTGGGACACCTGATAATTTATCCCCATTGATGATGAAATGTTCTCGTAGTAAACAAATGTAATTTGTTGCGATAAACATCGCAACATAAAAAACCCTACCAAACAAGACTACATCTCGCTAAAATCAAGTACTATTTTTTACACTAATAAAATTTCTTACCACACATAACAATCAATAAAAAATATAAATTATAATATATAAATATAAAACAATACTATTGAAATAAATTATAAGATTTTTAAAAAGCATATAAACTAAAACATATAACATTATAATGAATTTAAAACAGTGCTCAAAATAGTAAAATCGCTGCGCTTTGGCCATTATCCTGTCTTGGGACCAGGCCGTTCTCTGCTAATGGTCCGATCGCTTGTTTCAAAAAGGAATTTTAGTTAGGATGTCCCGGATTTGTCTTGAATCATTTTATGGTTGGTCCAAGCGGAGTCCAATGCTTTGATTGGATCAAGTAGATCCCCCCTTCTGGCACAAACAAACCGAAATGGCTGGCATAAAGCGGGCCGTTATATCCAGAAGCCGGACAAGAGCTGTAGGTATCTTAAGATGAAAAAGATAAAGAATCTGGAGGCGAAAACAGCCCAGCGTTTGGTCAAGGAATTTATTGATCCAAACTCCGTGTTCAGACAGACATGAGCATCACTTTCTCAAACCTGAGCGATTGTACAGATGTGCATTAAGGAGATTTCGGGAACCAAAAAGGGACACTTCAACTTAAAATGGACAAATATTGCTATAAGTGACCTAAAGAAACACCTGCAGACATACCATTTGATAAGTGAAAGGATGATGCAAAACTATCTTGAGTAGTTCTTCTATAAACCCAACAGAAGATATTTCGGTCAGAAACCATGTGACAGGCTCTGATTAACCACTACACTAACAATAATTT from Echinicola soli encodes the following:
- a CDS encoding PAS domain-containing protein, whose product is MNRHDDSLLQENIFGLSPFPMWIYDLETLRFLAVNKEAERQYGYTNEEFLKMTIADIRPEDEVPKLKKAIEALKSGDVDKDHGLFLHRRKNGTLMKVQIKGSLIKYRQHNAELVIAVDQTERMGLLEELSVQKAKVELIDRGNQLLMESNTLEAAILSLIRLLLKPLVMDRAYYFVGLENRKDKVSKWIRKDYLGDNRLFSMPSVTISGNVHLGTRPRVMDHQDTYWQSLQDLLPVKRLKGTFLFMPIMVNRRCTAFLLLHKSRPMDEEKESYGPFLSSISANISHFAEKWHSYDQMQMSEAKFRALVQGGGELIAVLDKTGRLTYISPSSVNIFGENPEDFQGRDILEFVQPADRHLLSGKMQKAMKTGKARIPAFRALDNKGEIRWFEMKLTNMLGVTGVDGIVANIMDITELKLEQENALMINERYRLATLASKDHIYDMDMESGEVSKMGRALENVFGYPDMGESGYPFTFWKDHIHPEDSRKVLWMLDEFIKSPQKKSLSLNYRFQRANGSYAMVVDYCSAIRDDTGKALRIVGTLRDITKAIHNDRMKNLKFRMSFAIGQPGKLNTSLKRGMGELLDFTGMEMGEVWLKSKDGNHMHLNTSAHKKSRTHHFRSWEHPLNQVTKGQGLPGKVWESATVITWEKLEGNPLFLRSQVAKAAGLSLGIGVPIVHDREIIGVFLVLSAESMDVFRDQRTFLEEIGQQIGAAVKNKLIESELEYFLGISSNLLAIINFEGKIIRSNEAFAKVLGKEQRNISGKHLAAFAIGEDSDRLSAFLDPKDSSGLLEVRMYGEGNQVKWVSWKKNTSNEEKLYYCMGMDITERKKSELALKQAYHRLNSAQRIAKLGYWSRKWEEGVSEWSMETYKIYGVSPKKFIPTYENVLNTFHPQDRHLMEDAPMEELLLGKAMKFTHRIITADDRVRWVTQTVNLLVDEKGSPTQIEGVIQDITEQKEAENRIKLSNERFELAMMATHEMIWDIDHESGNIYRSVALQEKVAYKSTEPFGINNSWMARIEESDRMEAWKSYMLVCGDKTKNYWQKEYKVRTRTGNLVLVRDRCYIIRDEEGMPHRSVGAIEDITAARKHLEIIQVQNSKLREIAWKQSHLVRSPLTNIMIMVNILKEFKSSYMESEREILDHLFAAAENLDEVIHDINSEVLTIENLIIGESGADIHNRDKAKHKN